CCAAGAACCCAACCAATCTCCAAGGCTCCTTATAGAATGGCCCCAGCCGAACTCAATAAATTCAAGGAACAACTGCAGGAATAATTGGACAAAGGATTTATAAGGCCAAATGTCTCACCATAGGGAGCTCCAGTGCTCTTCATCAGAAAGAAAGATGGGTTCTTACGGTTGTGCATAGATTATTGGGAGCTCAATAAGGTTACGATAAAAAACAATTACCCACTCCAAAGGGCTTTAGTATTCTCCAAGGTAGATTTAAGGTCAGGATATCACCAACTAAGAATCAAGGAGGAAGACATACCTAAGACGGCCTTCAGAACCAGGTATGATCACTACAAGTTCACAGTGATGTCCTTCGGGATAACTAATCCCCATGTAGCCTTCATGGACCTGATGAACCGAGTATTCAAGAACTTCCTTGTCACATTCGTAATTGTCTTCATAGACGATATCCTTATTTACTCTAAAACCGAGGAAGAACATGAGACCCAACTCAAAATAGTATTGATAAAGTTACAAACCCACCAGTTATATGTGAAGTTTTCTGAGTGTGAGTTTTGGCTCTCAGAGGTTGCTTTCCTTAGACATGTCGTAACAAAAGAAGGAATTGTTGTAGACCCGACTAAGGTAGAAGTTGTACTGAAATGGCCTCGACTGAACATGGTCATAGAAATCAGAAGTTTCCTAGGACTGGTGGGTTATTACAAGAGACTTATAAAAGACTTTTCCAAAATATCAGCTCCTTTAACTTAACTCACCAAGAAGGGTAACTTTCACTTGGACACTGGCATGCGAGACGAGCTACATGGAACTCGAGGACAAGTTGGTATCAGCTTCGGTCCTCACACTGCCAGACAATTGAGCAAACTTTGCATATACATCGACGCTTCAGGGAGAGGCTTGAGATGCATGTTAATGTAGAATGGACGCATGATAGCATATGCCTCTCACTAACTAAAGGACTACGAACACAATTATCCCACACACGACCTGGAGTTAGCAGTCGTGGTGTTCGCCCTCAAGATGTGGCGACACTATGTATACAGAGAAAAAATACAAGTGTATACAGACCACAAGAGCCTTAAGTACCTGTTTACGCAAAAGGAGCTCAACATGAGACAAAGAAAGTGGTTGGAACTTGTGAAGGATTATGACATAGAAATCCTATACCATCTTGGAAAGCCGAATATTGTAGCTCATGCCTTAAGCTTAAAGACGACCCACTCTTCAGCACTAATCACAGGACAAAGGAAACTTCAAGTGGAAATGATTGGGGACGACATCGTGGTCTTACTTAAGGGATTCATAGGAAGATTGGCTCAACTAACAGTCCAACCTATTCTAAGAAGGTGTATAATCGATACTCAGGAAAAGAACCCTTACCCTTACCTCAACAAAATCTTTCAACAACAAGACGTTGTCTGCCCTAAGGATTCTCCATGTCCACTAATATGGGCCTCTTGTGGAGAGGGCAGTTATGCGTGCCCAAAGATGAAGGACTAATAACGAAGTTACTTATAGAAGCTCACGACTCACCATTCACCATCCATCCTGAAAGCACCAAAATGTACCAAGACTTGAGGACCTACTACTGGTGGTGAGGAATGAAACGGGACATAGCAGAGTACGTAAGTCGATGCTTGACTTGCCAAAAAATCACCCGTCAGAACTTCTACAACCCTTAAGTGTTCCTCAATGGAAGTGGGAGGATATCACCATGGATTTCATCGCAGGATTACCTAAGACCAAGAAGGGCTTCACTATCATATGGGTCATCATTGATTGATTAACCAAGTCCGCTCATTTTATCCCAGGAAAGACTACCTACTCGGTAGATAGGTGAGATCAACTCTATATGGAGCAAATAGTACGACTACACGGAGTTCCAGTGTCAATAGTATTAGACTGAGATGACAGGTTTACATCTCGCTTTTGGAAAAGTCTCCAAAAGGCACTAGGAacacaattaaaatatagtacGACCTTTCACCCACAAATAGATGGTCAGACAGAAATACTCAACCAAAATTTGGAAGACATCCTAAGGGCATGTGTGATGGAATTCACACGAAGTTGGGATGAATATCTACACCTTATGAAATTCACTTATAATAACAGTTACCAAACCACCATACAAATGGCCCCGTACGAGGCATTGTATGGACGAAGTTGTCGATCCCTTGTCTTTTGGGAAGAAGTTGGCAAACAAAAACTATTGGGGCTAGAGCTGATACAAATCACCAATGTTGTAGTCTAGAAGATCAAAGCCAAAATACAAGCAACACAAAGCTGACAAAAAAGCTATGTAGTCCTAAAACGCAAGGACTTAGAATTTGAAGTAGGAGACTATGTATTCCTAAAGGTAGCACCCATTAGAGGGGTGCTCAGGTTTGGTAAAAAGGGGAAATTAAGTCCTAGGTTTATCGGTCCATTCGAAATATTGGAAAGGGTTAGACCAGTAGCCTATAGACTCGCGCTACCACCAAACTTGTCTGTGGTACATAACGTATTTCATGTATACATGCTACGGAAGTAACCGAAATCCTTTGCACATACTGACTCATGACACTCTCTTCTTGAGATAAGACTTGGCATATGAGGAAAACTTAGTGCAAATTGACAGGGAAGTCAAAAGGTTGAGAAACAAGGAGATAGCGCTTGTTAAGGTCCtgtaaaagaattataaagcATAAGAAGCCACATAAGAAAGAGGGGAGGAGATGAGATCCTTGTACCCGACCTGTTTTAGGACTAATACTTTTAGgatgaaagtttttaaaagaatgGGGAGAATTTCTTACCCCCAAGAACTCAAAAAGCTTCCAAAAAAGAGGTAATCTATAGTTCTTACTAGATCATAGGAGGTTTTAAAAgcaaagaacaagaaacattgggtaaaaaatgaaaagggcaatttttccaattttatcaaatttctcggatttttaaaatttaattgaggaagaatttcaagatgctcaaaaagttaaaatattccAGAAGGGGGAAGAATTAGAAAATTCTTGatttttggagaaaaataatattcgaATAATAAAATTGCCAAATTACTAAAATGTCCCTGAAATTATGTATAATTACGAAATTACCCCTCCGGCTAGAAATGGAGCTTCCACAATGACTATACATCAAATCTCAAAATCCAACCGTTAGATCTCCCCCAAAGTGGGACACACGAAAGACATCAAATCTCAAAATCCAATCGTTAGATCTCCTCCAAAATGGGACACAATCTAGAACACTCACATCCAATGGCTAGAATTCAAATCTAAGGTCGTTAAGGCACTAATCAGTGTAGATAATTCCAGCGAAAGATCTAGAAAACTCAAGAATAGAATTATGGTGATTTTGGACATTCAATGGTAGTAGATCAtccatttataaattatgaatcaGGGACAACTAATAGGAATAAGAAACGAGCTTAATCGAGTCCTCAATCGAGAGTAACGAGCGTTCAGATTTTAGGTATTGTGTTCTCGAGTTTACCTCGAATTCAAGAGCTATAGTCCACCATTcctctttaaaattttttctaCACTTTCTAAAACAAGGTTACTCAGAAGTTTCGTGAAGGAAGTGTCGAAAACGTCCCAAACCTATTCCCCCAATTCTGTCCCACATTAAAGGAAGCTCAAATCCAATTTGAGGCTACAAATATATTCAACAATCGAGTCCTATCCTAATTTATTTCTGCACACTTAAGGATCATTTTCAAAGAAGGCCGTGAAGAGAGAGGACCTCAAGAACGTGCGTAATCAAAGGAATTCGATACCTAGAAAGATTTGAGGGTAAAATTCGAATTCTTGCTTACGGTCCttaattctcaaaattaattattccaaTAGCTTGAAGGGACTAAATGGAGTATGTTTGATGAAGGAgttgaaatttaattcatcCTAAGCCGAGCTACCCaataaaggaagaaatcgcattttgggttgagttgcTCAAAATTTTCCTCAACCACACATATTTGTCTTCGGACCATTTCTCTAGATTAAGTGAAGTATAAGAAAGACTTTTAGAGAAGGAGGTGTGACCTAATAGAGCATGGCATCACCATAACcaataataatatcttttgGGTTTACTCTGGCGACAAAACAAGTTTTCTCCCGCCTTTGGATGCCTATAACTTATGTTGTAGTTAACGAGTAAGTAAGATAAAAATCCTAAACTCTTCCTTGACActccatctttaagtttcatgaagaaattgagtGGAAAAACGTCCCAAAATGGGCTAGCGGGGATGTGGccagttcaactgaaccgACCACGTTAGTCCAAAAAAAGGCCATTCTTgatttttcatcaaattgaaatCTTTTATGGCCGATTCTCACAAAATTATCAATGGTTCCAGAAACTAGGCTCACTAAGGAAGCTATCAAAGAAAATTCGAAGAAAATCGAGTATCGAAATCTCAAGAAACAAGGTCCTGAACACCGAACaagaggtaagtagccatcttaaacttttcttaagaaatacttgtaggaatcactTGAATTTCTGTGTGAACCCTAGACTAAGTTTGAATTAAgcaaatatgaaagaaaaacgcCAAGAACTGAGAGTTAAGGCTCTAAACCGATTAAATTACTCAGGATTTAGGTATCGTATAAATAACCTACTAAATGCACTCCGTTgcctatgaatttttattactGAATATATTATTGCAttttaaggttatttatgaaatttggtggtcattggataaagataaatagctaaaccaagtaacagtgaaaaatgaccataatgcccctaaggtaATCTAGGTtcggttcatgacctagatgacTTCCAAATACTATGAAGCTTTGTATTAGACCTTATTTTATGAGGTTAGATACTATTGTGAAGTTTAGAAGTCATTGAACTACATTAAGTAGCTGAACCAAGacatggaaaataaaatgaccataatgcccccgTATGATTTTACCTCATATCAGGACTAATGAGGTAGCCATGCAACATAAAACTCCTCACCTGAATCCTATAACGACCGCTAATAAGATTCCATGCTCACAAGATTATGTTAGGCTACTcgaagagggaaaaaaatcttttaagttCCAAACCTAACCCATGTCATTATGTATAAACCTAGGTTCATCAATAATCCAAGAAATATACCTAGGATTATGTGAATAACACTAAATAAGTTATTAGGATTCACACTCGTAAGTAACCATTTGTCTCCCATTACGAGGTGTACCACGAGGCCCTATTCCTCCTTAGGTAAGATGCCCTGCAATAGGTTATTCATGAGCAAGATGTCATGATAGGCCTACTTTTTATTCCTCACCTAAACAAGATGCCATGCACCACGGTTTGCCAGTAGGATAACACGATTATAACGACACCACTCATGCATACATgggaaaaaaatttaaagattactTTCGAGAAATGTTTCAGGACAAGAATATGACACAtgcttttaagttttaagctcttgaaaacataacaagaaaTAATATCCTAGCTTAAGGTCGTGATTCAGAGCCAGGCTTTACTGAGTTTTTAGTCCGTCcatgtttatcattttaacTGTCTTATATCTTATGACAAGAACTATACGATTAACCATTGTTTTATCTGGTGTCTTTCGGTAAAAGATTAGTGTTATAATtgatattattcaaataaccTTCATGCAAGTTCTTGTCGATCTTATCGTGGCTTCTATTACTCTCTTAAGCTCTTCTATTTCAGAAAAGATGCTTCTGATGAACAATTAAGAAGTTCATTACATAACAAAGCAAAATAACGGTAGGATTTGTTTACAAAAAAACTAAGggcaaaattgaaaatttaccCAAACCACACCATCAAACTTATTTAAACAaagcaaaataattttaatttaaaattttatccattcaaaaaaaattattgaactcATGTCTTTAAATATGTTACActtatttactttttgttagattatatttcttttgttgcCTATTCTTTGACACTTTGTATCAATTATATTCCTATCTTTTACAGgtttattttcacttttttgtactataattaaatattatcaataattttgtcacaaataaatgaggtatatatatatatatatatatacatatatattagaatttaaaacaaaaagtaagaaattcaaatattttattgaacaaTATGGTATAGGAATAAAtagtattaatataaatagaattgacataattattaaagtacaaaacataatttaagtatttatttttgcattaaaaaaaggaaaagggttttggaagaaaatacaATCCAAGATGGGGATGAATAGTCAACCAATGCATACCCATATGGTACACTAATATGTGaaccaagaaattaaaataaaaattaattaattaattaaaattattttaaaaaaaaaatagtattggAAGTTGTTGGTTTTAGATTGTGCAATGTAGACAAAGCCAGGTAGTTGACAGAAGAAGTGATTCCTCCCATGGTcttgttttaattcatatttctttttcattataatatttttcattttttgtaatttcgcctattttaatttttaataataataataataataattaaaaaaagctCTTAAATATTATACTTCATTCAAATGtgtaaaaataagattccaaaatttctttttttttttttctctcaagcaaaaaaaaacatattggCAAATgggaattttttaaaatcttttttttttaatgggctatttagaaaatgtaagagagagaaagtgagagggggagagagaaattaaagaaaaaaaaaaaaaaggaaaaaaaaaaggaaaaatagtaACTGCCATAGCTGGAAAAAGCTGGAAAACCTACTCCTCAATGAACCTCTTCACAATCTTTACGCTTGGTTCCACCACCTGTGCTTCCCATATTTCTGACCGTTTTTCCGCCGCTTCCGACGCCAGTACAGCCACAACCGCCGCCGTGGCGTCCACTCTCTTAAGGTCCCACCCTGCCATTCTCAGCCGTCCGATCTTCCCTAACTGTCTTTTCGTCAGCTGCCACGTGTTCTCCTTTATTTTCCTCACCGCTTCTTCGTATGCGCCTGCCCGTAGCGGATCCCcctctctgtactctcttccTTTCGGATGATACCGACGGAAAAACTCCTCGAACTCTGGAACTCCGATGGCCTTCCTTAGCCCGACTCGGGGCTCCGTCTCAGCCATTTCCGGGTCGTAAAACTCCGCCAACTCACCCACCATCCCAGCCTCCAACATATCGTCCACCCGCTTCGACAAATACTGCTTCAAAACTGGAAACGACACGTCGACCCACAGAAAGCAGCACCGATACCGAAACTCCGCCGACAGCCGATTAAGCGGACCGTCGAAAACATCATAGTCCTGATCGAGACCCGCCGTCACCAACGCGTGAATGTACGAGTTAGACCCGCCAACGACAACCGGAAGGTTCCCACGAGAGACGACGCCGGAGATGACAGCAGAGGCTTGAGAGCGAAAAGCGGCAGCGGAGACCTCACCGGCGAGAGGGTCGAAATCGCCAAGGAGGTGGTGGGGAACGCCGCGACGGTCGGAGAAAGGGAGCTTGTTGGTGGTTACATCAAGGCCTCTGTAGAGTTGCATTTTGTCGGAATTGATGATCTCGGAAGGGAAGCGGGCAGCGATGTCAATGGAGAGGGAGGATTTACCAGAGCCGGTGGCGccaaggaggaggagaaggttATCGGAAGGGAGAGAGGAAAGCATTCGAGGCCATTGAAAGCGGCGGGAgggagagaggaaaagagggaaagggtggtggtggtggtggtaaTGGAGAGAGGAGTGAGAGAAGGGGAGGGAAAGTGTCataggagagagaaggaagtgaATGATGAGGTAATGTTTTTGTTGTGAGAGACATATACGGAAGGGAAGGAGgagaggagaaggaggagaggAGAAGGAGGGGGAATATGAGTCCTCCACACACACACGCACGACGgttacagagagagagagagagagtgagagaaaagaaaaacaaaagcagaGCAGAGCAGAGCAGAGCAGAGGAAGGTGGAGCAGAGGAGTGAGTTAATGGCGGGGAATGATGAGAGAACCCTTTTGAGttctcaattttatatatatgtatataataatcTCTCCacactctctttctctcctcttttttttttttttttttaaacgtacattttccttaaattaaaatacaaagtaaattttttttaattatagtgGAATTTATTAGTACCGTAGagtacaaaaagaaataaataatagtatacattatatttaataaaagaaacccAAAGTATATTGGGATTGTTGAAAGTAATGAATAAGGAAGGTGCAATAATATTTGGAATAATTGAAGGAGAAATTGGTGCCCTGTATTTGCAGTTATTATAGTTAAAAAGCTTGGTTTAAAGGGATTAGGGTATTCCCGGGCATGAGAATAACTTATTcatacaaacaaacaaacaatgaCATTCGGTAACCCTATGTCTCTATTTCCACCATTATTGTCAAATGTAATCACTAATATGCTTTTTCGGAAAATGTCCAAGAGGTCACCCAATATATAAGTGTTTCAAGCAAATCGCGTGTATTTCATCTTTTTGCCATCAAAGGAAGGCGGGTTATACTTCTAGACATACTTCAAATAATGGAATTCTACTATATGCCCTCTATAACCTTGGAGCTTCGTGCATTCATTTGACCGGCCACTAGTGCCTGCAGAGTTGGCTGGTTAGTGTTTGGGTCTCCAAGGTGGACCTCATGAAGGCCTACAACAACTCTAGAGTGAGTCTCGTTAATGGTTTTGCAAGCAACATCTCTGGGGTCGTGGTGACGCTTGAAGAACTGCATCAGGAAGATCTTGGACCATGGTACTTCTTTGATCTCTTCTAGGCGCTCATGCCTATGGCATAACTCTTTTGGCATCTTGAGGCAATTCTCTAGGCTCTTCTTAAGGTCCCTTCTATTCCTTTTGGGCGCAGGTTCGCCGATCATGGTTCTTTTAGTAAGAGCCATGATCTATCAATCTACAGTATCGTTTTGATCAATTTCACTcttaacacaaaaataaaaaatgagagtGTAATTACAACTCAAATACCCTATAAGGCTCACTAGGTACattattataaaagtttattCTACAATTCAAGTTTAGATAATTTACTTGGTCCTGGAAGGACATGTCGATGAGCTAAGTCTTAGAAATTTAGAACTCTCTACCCTAAAATGTCTATATAATCTGAAACCCGACTACTCTTATAATTTACTTGGTCCCAGAAGGGTGTGTTAttccctttctttccttctccaaGTTGTTTGTCAGGGTCCTAACGAGACTCTTCCGAAGAAAGGAGGGTCAAAATGACAANtttttttttttttttttttttttttttttttttttttaattcttctctattttatttcatatttttctaagTTTTCCAACGTTTTCTAAACATTTTTCCTTCTAGCTCATcctaaaatttaacatttaagTCCTCaacaagatttgaaaattttgaaattaaaagggATAAGCTAAGAAAATCTTAAAAGGTGGAAATCCAACCATCCACGTAAGTATTCAACTATTTCCTCCCAATTCAAGCTTTTGAAGGCCACGGGTGAAGGAAAAGTATTCAATTCAAGACCCACACACAAATTCATCCCGCAACACATTCAATTCCGAGGAGTTTAAGGAGCAAAAAGTGTAGAAGACTATGAAGCTTAAGGAGCTCCGAACAAAAAGTAATTGGAGAAGTTAGTTTCAGGGTGATAATCGATAATTTTTTCATGAAAGAGTCGAGAACTAAGGAGGTCTAGGATGCTCTACCCAAAAGGGGTAATCTTGCGCAACGGTTGTCCCAAAATTCTTAAACTTCGACCCTAAAATTGGAAAGCTACACATAGACTCGGCACTTGAGACCTATTCCATTACCTTAAGGTGAAGAGAAAGAGGATTTTGGTGAGGGGATCGAGGGCTAATAAGTTCGAGAAATGTCTCAACCAATAGAAGGAAGAAGTGGTCAACTTCAAGGAGGAAGCTGACTTCCAGGGGGTTTTCTCCGGTGTATAATTTCGTCTTCAGTACATGAGCCCCACGAAACTAGTCCCTAACTATTCATTACAATCTCCCCAAAACGTATGTACAAGGAATCAAGGGATGAACATGTTGgattttatgtcctaaaactcatagtttgtaaacaaaaacatattctattttcaataaagttatgattgttgtttatttagtaaagattgttattgaataaagtgaactttacgatcattagtctaaatccaataaactaagaacactctggctatagtatgattacttgaactatatgtagagacataagagtggatcaagttcaagtatatagttaAAATGAtgtatagtataaggataagactgagtaccttattctggggacactaatgatgcggcccacttttgtatatgatataaacaatgtgatcactaaattgtacatgtggagacatgtgagtgggggcatcctatgcaatgagtattgcataagatcgaaccatgaagaaaaccactctcactttataatgtcgtttactgttgagactgattttcttttcattcgataacctaggtaactcggttttaatcctgagctaaccatgaactcctgtttattcggaattatccttagatttgcatgggtgagagtggctctagttcgccgactcaacaggcctcccatttcaggggtaagactgggtgaatggctggggacgtggggtgcaagacggaattcactcctacccacttttagggatagaagaaaggtagttcccttaagcactgactccaggtcttgaacaaggggccccaccctctcattggcctgagagggattcggtttactggttggaccacaaaccaattgtttattagaggatcagtgagacataaggaacaagaagtaacttcaggggtaaaacggtaaattgacccagctctagttacgaacaacctgtgaaggatcgacttactaatcatggttatatcagatggacagaaatatatctatagtgaggggagtgcaactactaggctatagtggagtgtcctagtagttaacgaatgttggttaaccacgttaatgagtttaaccggttaaccttgaatcgttggagcccatgatctataggtccattaggtccctctgctagctcatatcggactaaaccatagaacagtgtgacgagtgagttcgaagtgttcgaattcaaattagggaatatgcgttacatatatacgatatatttaaccgcatttttgttttatttacgaattaaacaaaaagagagaatctgagatatttaaagaagatttaaatatcttaatcaattatgtgtgggaattgattgggattggcatttgaatatatattaaatattaattaaattattaataatttaatgttactttaatttgaaattaattattcaaattaattgttgaattaaaatgaagaaagtgaaaatgttgatttcatttaatggaaaaatccatgttagtggaattttgaggtgtcaaaatttggttaattcaaacatgcatgcttggcACAtcatcccaaacatttgagtggaattttgagtgtcaaaatttggtgatctcaaatttgcatgaacatgctaacatgactctataaatagagtgatcatggtacatgaaAGGTCTTCtttgtgaaaaaccttgagaaaaatctctcacaaacactctcttcatatatacaaaatctctcccaagtttagtcactcaccggattccacaatcccattctaaggccggaggatagtggagaagatactagtggtggttcgaaaccggttcgtgagaaaaaaaaaaggagtttgaattacaaaaggttagtattcaaactccttaagttttaatacttatgaacatgctagttatttactataattgatgttctaaaagtgcctaagatccaaattgcttccgcatgtatCATCATCTAATAGACCGAACGTcacagtcatgcttgtccaggaCATGTTGCCTATGACCACATGCTCATGTCATgtaaattctttatttgacTTCATGTTGTATTGTCTTACTCTATTTTCTATTGTATAACTGTTTGGTGAAATCATGTCCAGGCCTGCTAGACTTGAATTGTCTAAAAATATACTATAGGGGATGCGACTAGTCGTCAACTCCTCCCATCCAGATTTTATATGACTGTTCGGCAAAATCATGTTTAAGCCTGCCAGACCTAAATCACCTCAAAATGCACTATAGGAGGATGCGACTAATCATCAAATCAATTCTACCTAACCATAGTTATATGATATCTAAGCCGTTATGTTGTCTTTCTCGCTTATAGCCCATAAAATTACTTTCGATACATTTTTTCAAActtgctttcaaactctctttcaaaaGTCTCTCTgtccccgttttctaaaatcttcttctcAAAACAGGGCTAGAGGCTTGAACATATGTTGCTCTACCGTAGGTGACATGAATCTAAATTAGCTTGACTCACTCAATGTTGGGAGTGAGTGCCACACAATCGCAAAGTCCACCCCAAAAAAGGTGGGATTGTGACACCGAGCATTTTAGGATCAAAAGTGCCTTTTGTAATTCATATAGTAAGTCCAAATTGGGCCTTGGCATTTGGACCTTGGTAGGAATCACTTTGTGCTGCCCTACAACCGTAAGTTAACTaagaatcaataaaaaatggatGAGTTAGGCGAAGTTCCAAGAATTAAGGATACAACTATTCTGAATCCGTGTTCAAATCCCGAACAATGACTTTTCAGGCTCATGTTCTTTACTGACTATGT
This genomic window from Cucurbita pepo subsp. pepo cultivar mu-cu-16 chromosome LG01, ASM280686v2, whole genome shotgun sequence contains:
- the LOC111779682 gene encoding adenylate isopentenyltransferase-like codes for the protein MTLSLPFSHSSLHYHHHHHPFPLFLSPSRRFQWPRMLSSLPSDNLLLLLGATGSGKSSLSIDIAARFPSEIINSDKMQLYRGLDVTTNKLPFSDRRGVPHHLLGDFDPLAGEVSAAAFRSQASAVISGVVSRGNLPVVVGGSNSYIHALVTAGLDQDYDVFDGPLNRLSAEFRYRCCFLWVDVSFPVLKQYLSKRVDDMLEAGMVGELAEFYDPEMAETEPRVGLRKAIGVPEFEEFFRRYHPKGREYREGDPLRAGAYEEAVRKIKENTWQLTKRQLGKIGRLRMAGWDLKRVDATAAVVAVLASEAAEKRSEIWEAQVVEPSVKIVKRFIEE